In Buchnera aphidicola (Macrosiphum gaurae), the following proteins share a genomic window:
- the rplL gene encoding 50S ribosomal protein L7/L12 — MSITKEQILEAVSEMSVMNVVDLISAMEEKFGVSASMSTNTNNQNEKDSHEEKTEFDIFLKVIGPNKVSVIKTVRSATGLGLKEAKDLVESAPTVLKENLSKADAESLKKTLEDVGAEIEIK, encoded by the coding sequence ATGTCTATTACTAAAGAACAAATTTTAGAAGCTGTATCAGAAATGTCTGTTATGAATGTCGTAGATCTTATTTCAGCAATGGAAGAAAAATTTGGAGTATCTGCTAGTATGTCTACTAATACTAACAACCAAAATGAAAAAGATTCACATGAAGAAAAAACAGAATTTGATATTTTTTTAAAAGTTATTGGACCAAACAAAGTATCAGTAATTAAAACTGTACGAAGTGCAACTGGATTGGGATTAAAAGAAGCTAAAGACTTAGTTGAATCTGCTCCAACAGTTTTAAAAGAAAATCTTAGTAAAGCAGATGCAGAATCACTTAAAAAAACATTGGAAGATGTGGGTGCCGAAATCGAAATTAAATAA
- the rplJ gene encoding 50S ribosomal protein L10, which translates to MALNLYNKKLIVSKINKISNTALSAVTADSQGVCVNKINELRKSGREIGVKMSIVQNTLLSLAIKNTVFECLKKKLKGSTFIAYSMIHPGSGARLFKEFSKKNTHFKITGAAFEGKLLSTLEINQLADMPTYKEAIIKLLLVLKISVAGKLVYTLSAIKQKKETS; encoded by the coding sequence ATGGCATTAAATCTTTATAATAAGAAATTAATTGTTTCCAAAATCAATAAAATTTCTAATACAGCATTATCAGCTGTTACTGCAGATTCTCAAGGTGTTTGCGTAAATAAAATAAATGAATTAAGAAAATCTGGACGTGAAATAGGAGTAAAAATGAGTATTGTTCAAAATACTCTACTCTCTTTAGCTATTAAAAATACTGTTTTTGAATGTTTAAAAAAAAAATTAAAAGGTTCTACTTTTATCGCTTATTCTATGATACATCCAGGTAGTGGTGCTAGATTATTTAAAGAGTTTTCAAAAAAAAACACCCATTTTAAAATTACAGGAGCAGCTTTTGAAGGTAAATTACTCTCGACTTTAGAAATAAATCAACTTGCAGATATGCCTACTTATAAAGAAGCAATTATTAAACTTTTATTAGTATTGAAGATATCAGTTGCCGGAAAACTTGTTTATACACTATCTGCTATAAAACAAAAAAAAGAAACCTCTTAA
- the rplA gene encoding 50S ribosomal protein L1 translates to MNKTAKRIENIKKNINFEKLYHIDDLINFLKESSKVKFNESVDIAINLGIDSKKSDQNIRGSVVLPNGIGRFIRVAVFTQGNNVEIAKNAGAELIGMEDLAEKIKKEGVNFDIVIASPDAMKVVTQLGQILGPRNLMPNPKLGTVTTNIAKAIKNAKTGQVRYRNDKNGIIHATIGRINFNKNQIKENVNVFLEAIKKSKPPHSKGIYIKKIVLSTTMGVGLILDQSTLSP, encoded by the coding sequence ATGAACAAAACAGCCAAACGTATAGAAAACATCAAAAAAAATATTAATTTTGAAAAATTATACCACATTGATGATCTGATAAATTTCTTGAAAGAATCATCTAAAGTAAAATTTAATGAAAGTGTTGACATCGCTATTAATTTAGGAATAGATTCTAAAAAATCAGATCAAAATATTCGAGGTTCAGTAGTACTGCCAAATGGCATTGGACGTTTTATTCGCGTAGCTGTATTTACACAAGGAAATAATGTTGAAATAGCTAAAAATGCAGGTGCAGAATTAATAGGAATGGAAGATTTAGCTGAAAAAATAAAAAAAGAAGGTGTTAATTTTGATATTGTTATTGCTTCACCTGACGCGATGAAAGTCGTAACACAGTTAGGACAAATACTTGGTCCTCGCAATTTAATGCCTAATCCTAAATTAGGAACAGTAACTACGAATATCGCTAAAGCAATTAAAAATGCAAAAACAGGACAAGTACGCTATCGAAATGATAAAAATGGAATTATTCATGCTACAATTGGTCGAATTAATTTTAATAAAAACCAAATAAAAGAAAATGTTAATGTATTTTTAGAAGCTATAAAAAAATCAAAACCACCACATTCAAAGGGCATATATATAAAAAAAATAGTTTTGTCAACAACGATGGGTGTAGGATTAATTCTTGATCAATCTACTTTGTCTCCTTAA
- the rplK gene encoding 50S ribosomal protein L11: protein MAKKIQSYIKLQVSAGTANPSPPIGPALGQKGVNIMEFCKLFNKKTENIEKGLPIPVIITVYSDRSFTFITKTPPASILLKKLSGIKKGSSKTKLEKIGKIKRSQIKEIATIKNNDMTGSNIENMMRSIEGTAKSMGLIIEE from the coding sequence ATGGCTAAAAAAATACAATCATATATTAAATTACAAGTTTCAGCTGGTACAGCTAATCCTAGTCCACCAATCGGACCTGCTTTAGGTCAAAAAGGTGTTAATATTATGGAATTTTGTAAATTATTTAACAAAAAAACAGAAAATATAGAAAAAGGATTGCCAATACCAGTAATTATTACAGTTTATTCTGATCGTTCATTCACATTTATTACAAAAACACCTCCTGCTTCTATTCTGTTAAAAAAATTGTCTGGAATCAAAAAAGGTTCTAGTAAAACTAAATTAGAAAAAATAGGAAAAATTAAGCGTTCACAGATCAAGGAAATAGCAACTATCAAAAATAATGACATGACTGGTTCTAATATTGAAAATATGATGAGATCTATTGAAGGTACTGCTAAATCTATGGGTCTAATTATTGAGGAATAA
- the nusG gene encoding transcription termination/antitermination protein NusG, with protein sequence MHQSQKKKWYVLQAFSGFESRVAQSIREYVKLNEMGDLFGEVMVPSQEVIEIRGGQRRKSEYKFFPGYVLIQMTMTDSTWHLIRNIPRVLGFIGGKSDKPSPISDKEVEIIVNRLRKIGDKPRPKTLFEPGEMIRVNDGPFSDFNGVVEEVDYEKSRLKVSVSIFGRSTPVELDFRQVEKN encoded by the coding sequence ATGCATCAAAGTCAAAAAAAAAAATGGTATGTATTGCAAGCTTTTTCTGGATTCGAAAGTCGAGTAGCACAATCAATACGAGAATATGTAAAATTAAATGAAATGGGAGATTTATTCGGAGAGGTTATGGTACCTTCTCAAGAAGTTATTGAAATTCGAGGTGGACAACGTAGGAAAAGTGAATACAAATTTTTTCCTGGATATGTTTTAATCCAAATGACAATGACAGATTCAACTTGGCATTTAATTAGAAATATTCCAAGAGTTTTAGGATTTATAGGTGGAAAATCAGATAAACCTTCTCCTATTAGTGATAAAGAAGTAGAAATTATTGTTAATAGACTGCGTAAGATTGGTGACAAGCCAAGACCTAAAACCTTATTTGAACCAGGAGAAATGATTCGTGTTAATGATGGTCCTTTTTCAGATTTTAATGGTGTTGTAGAAGAAGTAGACTATGAAAAAAGCAGATTAAAAGTCTCCGTTTCCATTTTCGGAAGATCTACTCCGGTAGAACTAGATTTTAGGCAAGTTGAAAAAAATTAA
- the secE gene encoding preprotein translocase subunit SecE, translated as MNKNNYKRHKFKILEKIKWLFISIFLILSFFINCYFYKKKLFIRILIISFLILSAIVTLMYTKIGKNIFSYIIMSKKEMQKIIWPKYNETLYTTLIVISVTIIMSLLLWGVDSIIFHLIAFIISLRF; from the coding sequence ATGAATAAAAATAATTACAAGCGCCACAAATTTAAAATTTTAGAAAAAATAAAATGGTTATTTATATCTATATTTTTAATTTTATCTTTTTTTATTAATTGCTATTTTTATAAGAAAAAATTATTTATTCGCATATTGATTATATCTTTTTTAATTTTGTCTGCAATAGTAACTTTAATGTATACAAAAATAGGTAAAAACATATTTTCATATATAATTATGTCAAAAAAAGAGATGCAAAAAATAATATGGCCTAAATATAACGAAACTTTATATACTACATTAATTGTTATTTCTGTAACAATTATTATGTCTCTTCTTTTGTGGGGTGTAGATAGTATAATATTTCATTTAATAGCATTTATTATTAGTTTAAGGTTCTAA
- the murB gene encoding UDP-N-acetylmuramate dehydrogenase, with product MCKKKDLSNQSLKDLNTFAIDVTAKKIIFVKSIKSLINISDICKLSNIPYIILGEGSNILFLENYKGIVIINRIKGIRIIEKKHTWLLYVFSGEKWHDLVKLTLSLGIFGLENLALIPGCIGSAAIQNIGAYGLEFKDICEYVDVLSLKNNTIKRIHKEFCKFSYRNSIFKNQYNHDYAIIGVGIKLSKTWNPIIFSSLENYIKPINITAYNIFNIICKIRKKKIPDPKKTGNAGSFFKNPIIKEEKAEKLKYLYKIPCYPEKNGLVKISGAWLIENYKFNNIKIGDASIHTKQKLIIINRKNATPKDIIKLSKIIHICILKKFGVLLEPEIDFIGSVGKVKASHIFKF from the coding sequence ATGTGTAAGAAAAAAGATCTTTCTAATCAATCATTAAAAGATTTAAACACATTTGCAATAGATGTAACAGCAAAAAAAATTATTTTTGTAAAATCAATTAAATCACTAATTAATATATCGGACATCTGCAAATTATCCAATATTCCTTATATAATTTTAGGAGAAGGAAGTAACATATTATTTTTAGAAAACTACAAAGGAATAGTAATTATTAATCGTATTAAGGGAATAAGAATAATAGAAAAAAAACACACTTGGTTATTATATGTTTTTTCGGGAGAAAAATGGCATGATTTAGTGAAATTAACTTTAAGTTTAGGGATTTTTGGGTTAGAAAATTTAGCATTAATTCCAGGTTGTATAGGATCTGCAGCAATTCAAAATATTGGTGCATACGGTTTAGAATTTAAAGATATATGTGAATATGTTGATGTATTATCTTTAAAGAATAATACTATAAAAAGAATTCATAAAGAATTTTGTAAATTTTCTTATCGAAATAGTATTTTTAAAAATCAATATAATCATGATTATGCTATTATTGGAGTCGGAATAAAACTATCAAAGACATGGAATCCAATAATTTTTTCTTCATTAGAAAACTATATTAAACCAATAAATATAACTGCATATAATATTTTTAATATAATATGTAAAATACGCAAAAAAAAAATTCCTGATCCAAAAAAAACTGGTAATGCCGGTAGTTTTTTTAAAAATCCTATTATTAAAGAAGAAAAAGCAGAAAAACTTAAATATTTATATAAGATACCATGTTATCCAGAAAAAAATGGTTTAGTAAAAATTTCTGGCGCTTGGTTAATTGAAAATTATAAATTTAATAATATCAAGATTGGTGATGCAAGTATTCACACAAAACAAAAACTAATTATTATTAATCGAAAAAATGCTACTCCTAAAGACATTATAAAATTATCAAAAATAATACATATATGTATTTTAAAAAAGTTTGGTGTACTCTTAGAACCAGAAATAGACTTTATTGGATCAGTTGGAAAAGTAAAAGCATCACATATTTTTAAATTTTAA
- the metF gene encoding methylenetetrahydrofolate reductase: MNFFSEYHQDIMNQKLKNIRNSIHCSFEFFPPKNSSLEENLWSSVTRLSKLKPKFFSVTYGANSGEREKTFNIVNKIYKKTGIITAAHLTCIDSTPSELKKIAENYWNNGIKSIVALRGDTLKKDYKHNMYALDLVILLKKIADFDISVAAYPELHPESKSSKLDILNLKKKIDAGANRAITQFFFNIESYLRFRENCIKSGINVEIIPGILPICNFKQLQRFSKMTNIKIPKWMFEMFHGLDDDLVTQKIIGSSIAIEMVKKLSFEGVKNFHFYTLNQSDITYAICHILGL, translated from the coding sequence ATGAATTTTTTTTCCGAATATCATCAAGATATAATGAATCAAAAATTAAAAAATATTCGAAATAGTATACACTGTTCTTTTGAATTTTTTCCACCTAAAAATTCTTCTTTAGAAGAAAATTTATGGTCTTCAGTAACACGTCTGAGTAAATTAAAACCAAAATTTTTTTCTGTTACCTATGGTGCAAATTCTGGGGAACGTGAAAAAACATTTAACATTGTAAATAAGATATACAAAAAAACAGGTATTATTACAGCAGCGCATTTGACTTGTATTGATTCGACACCTTCTGAATTAAAAAAAATAGCAGAGAATTATTGGAATAACGGTATTAAAAGTATTGTTGCATTAAGAGGAGATACGTTAAAAAAAGATTATAAACATAATATGTATGCTTTAGATTTAGTTATTTTATTGAAAAAAATTGCTGATTTTGATATTTCTGTAGCTGCTTATCCCGAACTACATCCAGAATCAAAAAGTTCTAAATTAGATATTCTTAATTTAAAAAAAAAAATTGATGCAGGTGCGAATAGAGCAATTACCCAGTTTTTTTTTAATATTGAAAGTTATTTGCGTTTCCGAGAAAATTGCATTAAAAGTGGAATAAATGTTGAAATTATACCTGGCATTTTGCCCATTTGTAATTTTAAGCAATTACAACGTTTTTCAAAAATGACTAATATTAAAATTCCCAAATGGATGTTTGAGATGTTCCACGGTCTAGATGATGATTTAGTTACACAGAAAATTATAGGTTCTAGCATAGCAATAGAAATGGTAAAAAAACTATCCTTTGAAGGAGTAAAAAACTTTCATTTTTATACCTTAAATCAATCTGATATCACTTATGCCATTTGTCATATTTTAGGTTTATAA
- the argE gene encoding acetylornithine deacetylase, giving the protein MIKKISSFVEVYKSLIKIPTISSENKALDHSNKNFIDLLSNYFSDLNFSIKNYQISYTNKFNMLASIGSGTGGILLSGHSDTVDFDEKKWTKDPFTLTETNDRFYGLGTVDMKGFFAFILDVISSINIKKIIKPIYILATANEETDMSGARHFIKSTDIKPDCIIIGEPTSLKLINAHKGHVSYSIEVIGNTGHSSNPDYGVNSIEIMYHVIQALLLLKKHLKQKYRHQDFSIPYPTMNLASIHGGNAINRICSSCVLNFEIRPIPGLTLTQIEILIEEKLAFIKKKWSDNRIFIKKLFFSVPAYECSHQDNITKTIAKLCQLNRTTVNYCTEAPFLKTIAPTLILGPGSIEQAHQPDEYLEKFFIQPTKNIIGKLIHKFCY; this is encoded by the coding sequence ATGATAAAAAAAATATCTTCTTTTGTTGAGGTCTATAAATCACTGATAAAAATCCCTACAATTAGTAGTGAAAATAAAGCTCTTGATCACAGCAATAAAAATTTTATTGATTTATTATCTAATTATTTTTCTGATTTAAATTTTTCTATAAAAAACTATCAAATTTCATATACTAATAAATTCAATATGCTGGCTTCTATTGGTTCAGGAACTGGAGGAATTTTATTATCTGGACATTCAGATACAGTAGATTTTGATGAAAAAAAATGGACAAAAGATCCTTTTACATTAACTGAAACTAATGATAGATTTTATGGATTAGGAACAGTAGATATGAAAGGTTTTTTTGCTTTTATATTAGATGTAATATCTTCCATAAACATAAAAAAGATCATTAAGCCTATTTACATTCTTGCAACTGCTAATGAAGAAACAGATATGTCTGGAGCCAGACATTTTATAAAATCTACTGATATTAAACCAGATTGTATAATAATTGGAGAACCAACATCTTTAAAATTAATTAATGCACATAAGGGGCATGTGTCCTATTCAATTGAAGTTATTGGAAACACAGGACATTCTAGCAATCCCGATTATGGCGTTAACAGTATTGAAATTATGTACCATGTTATTCAAGCGTTATTACTTTTAAAAAAACATTTAAAACAAAAATATCGACATCAAGATTTTTCTATTCCATATCCAACTATGAATTTAGCTTCTATACATGGTGGGAATGCAATTAATCGAATTTGTTCTTCATGTGTATTAAATTTTGAAATACGACCTATACCAGGTTTGACTTTAACACAAATTGAAATTTTAATTGAAGAAAAATTAGCATTCATCAAAAAAAAATGGTCTGATAATCGTATTTTTATAAAAAAACTTTTTTTTTCTGTTCCTGCTTATGAATGTTCTCATCAAGATAATATTACTAAAACAATAGCAAAATTATGTCAATTAAATCGTACAACAGTAAATTACTGTACAGAAGCTCCTTTTCTTAAAACAATTGCACCTACCTTGATACTAGGGCCAGGTTCTATTGAACAAGCACATCAGCCAGATGAATATTTAGAAAAATTTTTTATTCAACCAACTAAAAATATTATTGGTAAATTAATACATAAATTTTGTTATTAA
- the argC gene encoding N-acetyl-gamma-glutamyl-phosphate reductase — MLNILIVGASGYAGAELVNYMNRHRFVNIKKIFVSNNSLDIGKLFSDVHQQFTGVMDLRFEAIENSTLIDKNIDAVFLATDHCVSHVLVPSFLSLGCIVFDLSGAYRFKKSTSYLDYYGFVHQYEELLKKSVYGLAEWKEKKVKQANLIAVPGCYATCVQLALKPLIEENVLCDINIPIINAISGVSGAGRKTNVKNSFCEVSLQPYNIFTHRHTPEIIEQLGIPVIFIPHLGSFSRGIIATITCKLKYNIKSADIYNIFYKFYENKPLVRIYKKYLPSIKSVEKQPFCDIGFVVKDNYIVIVTAEDNLLKGAAAQAVQCFNIRFGFSETESII; from the coding sequence ATGTTGAATATATTAATTGTTGGTGCTAGTGGATATGCTGGTGCAGAATTAGTCAACTATATGAATCGTCATAGATTTGTTAATATAAAAAAAATATTTGTTTCAAATAATAGTTTAGATATAGGCAAGTTATTTTCAGATGTTCATCAACAATTTACAGGTGTTATGGATCTACGGTTCGAAGCTATAGAAAATTCTACTTTAATTGATAAAAATATTGATGCTGTTTTTTTAGCAACAGATCATTGTGTCAGTCATGTTCTCGTGCCTTCTTTTTTATCTTTAGGTTGTATTGTTTTTGATCTTTCTGGTGCTTATAGGTTTAAAAAAAGCACATCATATTTAGATTATTATGGTTTTGTGCATCAATATGAAGAACTTTTAAAAAAATCTGTTTATGGATTAGCAGAATGGAAGGAGAAAAAAGTTAAACAAGCAAATCTAATTGCAGTACCCGGATGTTATGCAACTTGTGTTCAATTAGCGTTAAAACCTCTTATTGAAGAAAATGTTCTTTGTGATATCAATATACCAATTATTAATGCTATCAGTGGTGTAAGTGGTGCTGGCAGAAAGACTAATGTAAAGAATAGTTTTTGTGAAGTGAGTTTGCAACCATATAATATTTTTACTCATCGTCATACTCCTGAAATTATAGAGCAATTAGGTATTCCAGTGATTTTTATTCCACATTTAGGTTCTTTTTCTCGGGGTATAATAGCTACTATCACATGCAAACTAAAATATAATATTAAATCTGCAGATATATATAATATTTTTTATAAGTTTTATGAGAACAAACCCTTAGTGCGTATATATAAAAAATATTTACCAAGTATTAAATCAGTTGAAAAACAACCATTTTGTGACATTGGATTTGTAGTAAAAGATAATTATATAGTAATTGTAACAGCGGAAGATAACTTATTAAAAGGTGCTGCTGCTCAAGCTGTACAGTGTTTTAATATTCGTTTTGGTTTTTCTGAAACGGAATCAATTATTTAA
- the argB gene encoding acetylglutamate kinase — MNPLVIKLGGVLLESDNAMMRLFEALVHYRHSYKRHMLIIHGGGRLIDDLMKKLSLPVKKKNGLRITPSEHINIITGALAGTANKTLLAWALKYNINAVGLCLADGKSVHVEKLDQDLGHVGKAFPGSPLFLKKLCEESILPIISSIGITNDGLLMNVNADLAATALATTLQAHLILLSDISSILDGKGQRIKEINSIKAQRLIKQGIITNGMIVKVNAALEAARVLHRPVDIASWQNTEDLKLLFNGTNIGTRVCI; from the coding sequence ATGAATCCTTTAGTAATTAAATTAGGTGGAGTTCTTTTAGAAAGTGATAATGCTATGATGCGTCTATTTGAAGCTTTAGTTCATTATCGGCATTCTTATAAACGTCATATGTTAATAATTCATGGAGGAGGTCGTTTAATTGATGATTTAATGAAAAAACTTTCTCTTCCAGTTAAAAAAAAGAATGGTCTACGTATTACTCCATCTGAACATATTAATATTATTACAGGTGCATTAGCTGGAACTGCCAATAAAACTTTACTTGCATGGGCTTTAAAATACAATATAAATGCTGTTGGATTATGTTTAGCAGATGGAAAAAGTGTACATGTAGAAAAGTTAGATCAAGATTTGGGTCATGTTGGAAAAGCATTTCCAGGGTCACCATTATTTTTAAAAAAACTTTGTGAAGAAAGTATTTTGCCAATTATTAGTTCTATAGGAATTACTAATGATGGTTTGTTAATGAATGTCAATGCTGATTTAGCAGCAACAGCTTTAGCCACTACTTTGCAAGCTCATTTAATTTTATTATCTGACATAAGTTCAATACTAGATGGAAAAGGACAAAGAATTAAAGAGATTAATAGTATTAAAGCTCAAAGATTAATTAAACAAGGTATTATTACCAATGGTATGATTGTTAAAGTAAATGCAGCTTTAGAAGCTGCACGTGTTTTGCATCGCCCTGTAGATATAGCAAGTTGGCAAAATACAGAAGATTTAAAATTGTTGTTTAATGGTACAAACATTGGGACTCGAGTCTGCATATAA
- a CDS encoding argininosuccinate synthase gives MIRQKHNKVVLAYSGGLDTSAIIPWLRENYNFEVIAFVADIGQSKQDLNGIEKKSLDSGASSCHVFDLKEEFIEDYVYPVLKTGALYEGSYLLGTAMARPIIAKKQVELALNIGANALCHGATGKGNDQVRFEMAYAALAPDLNVIAPWREWDLNSRESLLKYLDARNIPTTATLEKIYSKDENSWHISTEGGLLENPWNRSNADCWNWTVDPEDAPEEPEYISLILKSGSVVSVNNKKLNPLQCVEELNNLGSRHGIGRIDIVENRLIGMKSRGCYETPGGTIITTAIKAIEQLVLDRESFKWREKIGLEMSSIIYDGRWFSPIRKSIQAASDSLSSEINGEVILKLYKGTVIAIQKKSPNSLYSEEYATFSEDGVYKQSDADGFIRLFSLSSRIRARNKLK, from the coding sequence ATGATTAGACAAAAACACAATAAAGTTGTTTTAGCATATTCTGGTGGTTTAGATACTTCAGCTATTATTCCATGGCTCAGAGAAAATTATAATTTTGAAGTTATTGCTTTTGTTGCGGATATAGGACAATCTAAACAAGATTTAAATGGTATTGAAAAAAAATCACTAGATTCTGGTGCATCTAGTTGCCATGTTTTTGATTTAAAAGAAGAATTTATAGAAGATTATGTTTATCCTGTTTTAAAAACTGGTGCTTTATATGAAGGTAGTTATTTATTAGGAACGGCTATGGCTAGACCTATTATTGCAAAAAAACAAGTAGAATTAGCATTAAATATTGGAGCAAATGCATTATGTCATGGCGCTACTGGAAAAGGAAATGATCAAGTGCGATTTGAAATGGCTTACGCTGCATTAGCTCCAGATTTAAATGTAATAGCACCATGGCGAGAATGGGATCTTAATTCAAGAGAATCACTATTAAAATATTTAGATGCAAGAAACATTCCTACAACTGCAACATTAGAAAAAATATATAGCAAAGATGAGAATTCCTGGCATATTTCAACAGAAGGAGGATTGCTTGAAAATCCTTGGAATCGATCTAATGCAGATTGTTGGAATTGGACAGTAGACCCAGAAGATGCACCAGAAGAACCTGAATATATTTCGTTAATATTAAAATCAGGCTCAGTAGTATCTGTCAATAATAAAAAATTAAATCCATTGCAATGTGTAGAGGAATTAAATAATTTAGGTTCCAGACATGGTATTGGCAGAATTGACATTGTTGAGAATAGATTAATTGGAATGAAATCTAGAGGCTGTTATGAAACACCTGGTGGTACTATTATTACTACAGCGATAAAAGCAATTGAACAATTAGTTTTAGATCGTGAAAGTTTTAAATGGAGAGAAAAAATAGGTTTAGAAATGTCATCTATTATTTATGATGGACGTTGGTTTTCCCCAATACGCAAATCTATACAAGCTGCTTCTGACTCATTATCATCAGAAATAAATGGAGAAGTTATATTAAAATTATACAAAGGCACTGTAATAGCTATTCAGAAAAAATCTCCAAATTCATTGTATTCTGAAGAATATGCTACTTTTAGTGAAGATGGTGTTTACAAACAATCTGATGCAGACGGATTTATTCGTCTTTTTTCCTTGTCTTCAAGAATACGTGCACGAAATAAATTAAAATAG
- the argH gene encoding argininosuccinate lyase gives MTLWGGRFINESHKLFKEFNKSLSFDYILAEEDITASIAWSKTLMKSGIISKKEQTIIESALFELLIEIKNNIKNILKSNCEDIHSWVEEKLINKIGKLGKKLHTGRSRNDQITTDLKLWCRNRINVLLENLIELQKSFIITAEFNHSVIMPGYTHLQRAQPITFSYWCLAYVEMLRRDVSRLKDVLKRLNISPLGSGALSGTAWNINREELALSMGFSSATNNALDSVSDRDYVVEILSSASISMMHLSRFSEDIIFFNSGEANFIELSDLITSGSSLMPQKKNPDALELIRAKCGRVHGSLISILVILKSLPLSYNKDMQEDKEGLFDAIKTWNDCLCMAILVLNNIKIKNKSCRKAAEEGYSNATEIADYLVKKGVTFREAHNISGQLVLKAISEKKSLNNLELSTFQMYSPLIQNDIYNNITLESCLEKRLSKGGVAPDQVYEEITKAKKRLNIF, from the coding sequence ATGACACTTTGGGGTGGACGATTCATTAATGAATCTCATAAATTATTTAAAGAATTTAATAAATCTTTATCTTTTGATTATATTTTAGCAGAAGAAGATATCACTGCTTCCATCGCTTGGTCTAAAACATTGATGAAAAGTGGAATTATTAGCAAAAAAGAACAAACAATAATAGAATCTGCACTTTTTGAATTACTAATAGAAATTAAAAATAACATTAAAAATATTCTTAAAAGTAATTGCGAAGATATTCATAGTTGGGTAGAAGAAAAACTGATTAATAAAATCGGTAAATTAGGTAAAAAGTTACATACAGGTCGAAGTAGAAATGATCAGATCACAACTGATTTAAAATTATGGTGCAGAAATAGAATTAACGTTCTATTAGAAAATCTAATTGAACTACAAAAGAGTTTTATTATAACTGCTGAATTTAATCATAGTGTTATCATGCCGGGATATACTCATCTACAACGAGCTCAACCTATTACTTTTTCTTATTGGTGTTTGGCTTATGTGGAAATGTTAAGACGAGATGTTAGTCGCTTGAAAGATGTTTTAAAACGATTGAACATTAGTCCGCTTGGATCTGGTGCTCTTTCTGGTACCGCATGGAATATTAATCGTGAAGAACTTGCTTTATCTATGGGTTTTAGTTCTGCTACTAATAATGCACTTGATAGCGTTTCCGATCGAGATTATGTTGTGGAAATATTATCATCTGCATCAATCAGTATGATGCATTTATCACGATTTTCTGAAGATATAATTTTTTTTAATTCTGGTGAAGCTAATTTTATTGAGTTATCGGATTTAATTACATCAGGTTCATCATTAATGCCTCAGAAAAAAAATCCAGATGCATTGGAACTGATTCGTGCTAAATGTGGTCGTGTTCATGGATCATTAATTTCTATTTTGGTTATATTGAAATCTCTACCTCTATCTTATAATAAAGATATGCAAGAGGATAAAGAAGGTTTATTTGATGCAATAAAAACATGGAATGATTGTTTATGCATGGCAATATTAGTATTAAATAATATTAAAATAAAAAATAAATCGTGTCGCAAAGCCGCAGAAGAAGGATACTCTAATGCAACAGAAATTGCAGATTATTTAGTGAAAAAAGGTGTAACTTTTCGTGAGGCACATAATATATCTGGTCAATTAGTACTAAAAGCAATTAGTGAAAAAAAATCTTTAAATAATTTAGAATTATCTACATTTCAAATGTATAGTCCACTGATTCAAAATGATATATATAACAATATTACCTTAGAATCCTGTCTTGAAAAGAGACTGTCTAAGGGTGGTGTAGCACCAGATCAAGTTTATGAAGAAATTACAAAAGCAAAAAAAAGATTAAATATTTTTTAA